In Alicyclobacillus macrosporangiidus CPP55, a single window of DNA contains:
- a CDS encoding nucleobase:cation symporter-2 family protein, whose amino-acid sequence MLNKTRIVTLGFQHVLAMYAGAMIVPLIIGGALKLNGSQMAYLLAADMFTCGLATLIQVLGTKFIGVRLPVVLGCTFTAVGPVISIGSTANLATVFGSILVAGALVFLLAPVFGKILRLFPTVVTGSVVTIIGLSLIPVAMNNAAGGQGSPTFGSPENLALAAGTLVVILVMQRFFTGFLRSIAVLIGLALGTLAGYLLGLVNLSTVAQASWVNIVHPFYFGRPEWNAAAIITMFIVCAVSMVESTGVYFALSRVTDRELTREDIVGGLRAEGLAIVLGGLFNTFPYTTFSQNVGLVSLTGVKNRSVVAAAGVILVVLGLLPKLAALATTIPTPVLGGAMIAMFGMVVASGLSTLATVDLRKNENMLVVACSIGIGLGSAVVPQMFQYFPATLKMVMQSGIVTGSVTAVVLNLFLNRTNRPGRAPGMAATAMKTS is encoded by the coding sequence GTGCTCAACAAGACACGAATTGTCACGCTGGGATTCCAGCACGTGTTGGCGATGTACGCCGGCGCGATGATTGTGCCACTCATCATCGGTGGGGCGTTGAAATTGAACGGAAGCCAAATGGCCTATCTCTTGGCAGCTGACATGTTCACCTGTGGCTTGGCAACGCTGATTCAGGTTCTTGGCACCAAATTCATCGGAGTTCGCCTGCCCGTCGTGCTCGGCTGTACGTTCACCGCGGTCGGGCCAGTGATCTCCATCGGCAGCACGGCCAATCTCGCAACCGTATTCGGATCCATCCTCGTCGCCGGCGCTCTCGTTTTCCTTTTGGCCCCTGTGTTTGGCAAGATCCTGCGTCTGTTCCCAACCGTCGTGACCGGGTCGGTCGTGACCATCATCGGTCTGTCGCTCATTCCGGTGGCCATGAACAACGCAGCCGGCGGACAGGGCAGTCCGACCTTCGGCAGCCCGGAAAATCTCGCCCTGGCGGCCGGAACTTTGGTCGTCATCCTGGTGATGCAGCGCTTCTTCACCGGTTTCCTTCGGTCGATCGCGGTGCTGATCGGACTCGCCCTGGGCACCCTCGCCGGCTACCTGCTCGGGCTGGTCAATCTGTCCACAGTGGCGCAGGCTTCCTGGGTGAACATCGTCCACCCGTTCTATTTCGGCCGGCCGGAATGGAATGCGGCGGCCATCATCACAATGTTCATCGTCTGCGCCGTCAGCATGGTCGAATCAACCGGTGTATACTTTGCGCTCAGCCGCGTGACAGACAGGGAACTGACGCGCGAAGACATCGTGGGCGGGTTGCGAGCCGAAGGACTCGCTATTGTCCTGGGTGGCCTCTTCAACACGTTCCCGTACACGACCTTTTCGCAAAACGTGGGCCTCGTATCGCTGACGGGTGTGAAGAATCGCAGTGTGGTGGCGGCCGCTGGGGTCATCCTCGTCGTGCTCGGGCTGCTGCCGAAGCTGGCAGCGCTTGCGACCACCATCCCCACCCCGGTGCTCGGCGGTGCAATGATTGCCATGTTCGGCATGGTGGTGGCATCCGGATTGAGCACGCTCGCGACCGTCGATCTGCGCAAGAACGAGAATATGCTCGTGGTGGCGTGCAGCATCGGGATCGGCCTCGGGTCCGCAGTCGTTCCGCAGATGTTCCAGTACTTTCCAGCGACGCTGAAGATGGTGATGCAAAGCGGGATCGTCACCGGATCGGTGACCGCGGTGGTGCTCAACCTCTTCCTCAACCGCACGAACCGTCCGGGGCGTGCACCGGGCATGGCGGCTACAGCGATGAAAACCTCGTAA
- a CDS encoding MutS-related protein — MTPVDVDVAAGVNVIAGMNMGGKTAAVQLVALCQALAQYALPVPAAGFRTRLFACVRWGPEPERPDIDGLSAFGREVARLTRIWQDMWAVAPHPALVLLDEPGRTTNPREGEAMAVAWAEALREAGQARVTAVIASHFSRVAALPGVAHHRVRGVRLDRLRPPAGDPQGGDFPARDPQGGDPRADGPRGGDSKAGLRALAEAIDYRIERVEGGGVPEEGIAVAAWLGLPDEVLRRALAVLAGERATPEGPVDAPTSERVGQY; from the coding sequence GTGACCCCCGTCGACGTGGACGTGGCCGCGGGGGTCAACGTGATCGCCGGGATGAACATGGGCGGCAAGACGGCGGCGGTGCAGCTGGTCGCGCTGTGCCAGGCGCTCGCACAGTACGCGCTGCCGGTGCCGGCGGCAGGGTTTCGCACGCGCCTCTTCGCGTGCGTCCGCTGGGGGCCGGAGCCGGAGCGGCCGGACATCGACGGGCTGAGCGCGTTCGGGCGCGAGGTGGCGCGGCTGACCCGGATCTGGCAGGACATGTGGGCGGTGGCCCCGCACCCTGCACTCGTCCTGCTCGACGAGCCGGGGCGGACCACCAACCCGCGCGAGGGGGAGGCGATGGCCGTCGCGTGGGCAGAGGCGCTGCGGGAAGCCGGGCAGGCGCGCGTGACGGCGGTGATCGCGAGCCACTTCAGCCGGGTGGCCGCGCTGCCGGGGGTGGCGCATCACCGGGTGCGCGGGGTGCGGCTGGATCGGCTGCGGCCGCCGGCGGGAGATCCGCAAGGGGGCGATTTTCCGGCGAGGGATCCGCAGGGTGGCGATCCGCGGGCTGACGGTCCGCGGGGCGGCGATTCGAAGGCGGGGCTGCGCGCCCTGGCGGAGGCCATCGATTACCGGATCGAGCGGGTCGAGGGCGGAGGCGTGCCGGAGGAAGGGATTGCGGTGGCCGCTTGGCTGGGATTGCCGGACGAGGTGTTGCGGCGGGCGCTCGCGGTGTTGGCGGGGGAACGGGCGACGCCGGAAGGACCGGTGGACGCGCCAACGTCAGAGCGCGTGGGGCAGTACTGA
- a CDS encoding DUF1934 domain-containing protein, which yields MYWLAADDFRKPVTVAWVRRVSSVESGASPEGVATAEVQVERCAAAEGVWVQRAGTHFLTYADPADRPGDGRRPDQTTLRLKPDQVVLSRFGEIAWNHTFAPGRATASSIHAGSGHIPLQVHTERLQVRVGEQGGAVRCRYRLTLGGCTQSVRLLITWRA from the coding sequence ATGTACTGGTTGGCCGCGGACGACTTCCGCAAGCCGGTGACGGTGGCCTGGGTCCGCCGGGTGTCCTCGGTGGAATCCGGGGCGTCCCCGGAGGGCGTGGCAACCGCGGAGGTGCAGGTGGAGCGCTGCGCGGCGGCGGAAGGGGTCTGGGTGCAGCGGGCCGGCACCCACTTTCTCACCTACGCCGATCCAGCCGACCGGCCGGGGGACGGAAGGCGTCCGGATCAGACCACGCTGCGCCTCAAACCGGATCAGGTGGTGCTGTCGCGCTTCGGCGAGATCGCGTGGAATCACACCTTCGCCCCCGGGCGGGCGACGGCCTCCTCCATCCACGCGGGTTCGGGGCACATTCCCTTACAAGTGCACACCGAGCGCCTCCAGGTGAGGGTCGGGGAACAGGGGGGCGCTGTGCGCTGCCGCTACCGCCTCACCCTGGGCGGGTGCACGCAATCGGTGCGCCTGTTGATCACCTGGCGCGCGTGA
- the ablA gene encoding lysine 2,3-aminomutase, with product MSVAESQLIHRYGKKQRHFREIELWKDVTDEQWNDWKWQLTHTVNKLEDLKKVIHLTPEEEAGVARVRESIPLRITPYYAMLMDPDDPRCPIRMQAVPLSNEMQRSPWDMEDPLDEDGDAPVPGLTHRYPDRVLFLITNQCSMYCRHCTRRRFSGQVGHAVPKPQLDACIDYIRRTPQVRDVLLSGGDGLLVNDRILEYIISNLRAIPHVEIIRIGTRAPVVFPQRITDNLCQILRKYHPIWLNTHFNHPDEITPEAAAACEKLADAGVPVGNQTVLLRGVNDCPHIMKKLMHELVKIRVRPYYLYQCDLSEGIEHFRTSVAKGIEIMEQLRGHTSGYAIPTFVVDCPGGGGKIPVGPQYLISQGHGKVVLRNFEGVISTYHEPIYEDQGCPPSCTHDKSQDAENLIGVARLLNDVQLSLEPKGLKRTERKRR from the coding sequence ATGAGCGTGGCGGAATCTCAACTGATCCATCGGTACGGGAAGAAGCAGCGGCATTTCCGCGAGATCGAACTGTGGAAAGACGTGACCGACGAGCAGTGGAACGACTGGAAGTGGCAGTTGACGCATACGGTCAACAAGCTGGAGGACCTGAAGAAGGTCATCCACCTGACGCCGGAGGAGGAGGCGGGGGTGGCGCGGGTCCGCGAGTCCATTCCGCTGCGCATCACGCCCTACTACGCCATGCTGATGGACCCGGATGACCCGCGCTGCCCCATCCGCATGCAGGCGGTGCCCCTCTCCAACGAGATGCAGCGATCCCCATGGGACATGGAGGACCCGCTCGACGAAGACGGCGACGCGCCGGTGCCGGGTCTGACGCACCGCTACCCGGACCGGGTGCTGTTTCTCATCACGAACCAGTGCTCCATGTACTGCCGCCACTGCACGCGCCGGCGCTTCTCCGGCCAGGTCGGCCACGCCGTGCCGAAGCCGCAGCTGGACGCCTGCATCGACTACATCCGGCGCACACCCCAGGTGCGCGACGTGCTCTTGTCGGGCGGCGACGGGCTGCTCGTCAACGACCGCATTCTCGAGTACATCATCAGCAACCTGCGCGCGATCCCGCACGTCGAGATCATCCGCATCGGGACGCGCGCGCCCGTGGTATTTCCGCAGCGGATCACCGACAACCTGTGCCAGATCCTGCGCAAGTACCACCCGATCTGGCTCAACACCCACTTCAACCACCCGGATGAGATCACGCCGGAGGCGGCGGCAGCCTGCGAGAAGCTCGCCGATGCCGGCGTGCCGGTGGGCAACCAGACCGTGTTGCTCCGCGGAGTCAACGACTGCCCGCACATCATGAAGAAGTTGATGCACGAGCTGGTCAAGATCCGCGTCCGCCCGTACTACCTGTACCAGTGCGACCTGTCGGAGGGCATTGAGCACTTCCGCACCAGCGTCGCGAAGGGCATCGAGATCATGGAGCAACTGCGCGGGCACACCTCCGGCTACGCCATCCCGACCTTCGTCGTCGATTGCCCGGGCGGGGGCGGCAAGATCCCGGTCGGGCCGCAGTATCTCATCTCACAGGGACACGGCAAGGTGGTGCTGCGCAACTTCGAGGGCGTCATCTCCACTTACCACGAGCCCATCTATGAGGACCAGGGCTGCCCGCCCAGCTGCACCCACGACAAGTCGCAGGACGCGGAGAATCTGATTGGCGTGGCACGTCTGTTGAACGATGTCCAGCTGTCGCTCGAGCCGAAGGGCCTGAAGCGGACGGAGCGAAAGCGGCGGTAA
- a CDS encoding L-erythro-3,5-diaminohexanoate dehydrogenase, whose translation MGGDEGAAGLQPRWMEVSEVRGRSYGVHRVLEPKGVLPQPAWRVDNTPVCQEDEVLIDVETLNVDAASFAQMRAEAGGDAAGVAAVVERIVRERGKLHNPVTGSGGMLIGRVAQVGEALAKSGRGPRVGERIATLVSLSLTPLWLARVHRVDLRTGQVDVTGKAVLFESGLYARMPEDVPERVALALFDVCGAPAQTARLVRPGDTVVVLGAGGKSGALVLRQARLSAGSGRVIAVEPDEGACQRLRAWGWADAVLPLDARDPLAVMEGVQAVLAAGSPRRSTGTESGADVVINCVSVPGTELASILCAREGGTVYFFGMATSFTAAALGAEGVGKDVRMEIGNGYCRGHAEHALRLLRETPELMAWFRDRYGSA comes from the coding sequence ATGGGAGGGGACGAGGGGGCGGCGGGATTGCAACCTCGATGGATGGAGGTGAGCGAGGTGCGCGGGCGATCGTACGGGGTGCACCGGGTGCTGGAGCCGAAGGGGGTGTTGCCGCAGCCGGCGTGGCGGGTGGACAACACGCCCGTCTGCCAGGAGGACGAGGTCCTCATCGACGTCGAGACGCTCAACGTCGACGCCGCGTCCTTCGCCCAGATGCGGGCCGAGGCGGGCGGGGACGCGGCGGGCGTCGCGGCCGTCGTGGAACGTATCGTGCGGGAGCGGGGGAAACTCCACAACCCGGTGACCGGATCGGGCGGAATGCTCATTGGCCGGGTGGCCCAGGTGGGCGAGGCGCTGGCCAAGTCTGGGCGGGGGCCCCGGGTGGGCGAGCGGATCGCCACGCTCGTGTCGCTGTCGCTCACGCCGCTGTGGCTGGCGCGGGTGCACCGGGTCGATCTGCGGACGGGCCAGGTGGACGTGACGGGCAAGGCGGTGCTGTTTGAAAGTGGTCTCTACGCCCGGATGCCGGAGGACGTGCCGGAGCGCGTGGCGCTCGCGCTGTTCGATGTGTGCGGCGCGCCGGCCCAGACGGCGCGCCTGGTGCGGCCGGGGGACACGGTGGTGGTGCTCGGCGCCGGCGGCAAGTCGGGGGCGCTGGTGCTGCGCCAGGCCCGCCTGTCGGCGGGCTCCGGCCGGGTCATCGCGGTGGAGCCGGACGAAGGGGCGTGCCAGCGGCTGCGGGCGTGGGGCTGGGCGGACGCGGTACTGCCGCTGGACGCGCGCGATCCGCTGGCGGTCATGGAGGGCGTGCAGGCCGTGCTGGCGGCAGGGTCCCCCCGCAGGTCCACGGGAACGGAGTCCGGCGCAGACGTGGTGATCAACTGCGTCAGCGTTCCCGGCACCGAACTGGCGTCTATCCTGTGCGCCCGCGAAGGCGGGACGGTCTACTTCTTTGGCATGGCGACGAGCTTCACGGCGGCGGCCCTCGGGGCGGAGGGCGTGGGCAAGGATGTGCGGATGGAGATCGGCAACGGGTACTGCCGCGGGCACGCTGAGCACGCGCTGCGCCTGCTGCGCGAGACCCCCGAACTGATGGCGTGGTTTCGCGATCGGTACGGCAGCGCTTGA
- a CDS encoding phosphodiester glycosidase family protein, whose product MSSSLLIFHGPFTALRSYLIDSLAITRHAYLLRPLSLYTLSNAEIQKHSQGWILSKNVPSTQANRDYSSISHTTIKFDTYSTNMFTANIMLVSNPKSVKVAVTKHIYSVGETVEQMVQDAHGIAGVNGGAFSDTEWHGTGGIPLGTVITDGKFVTFDPKAPVIGITAKGQLVCGTYTKDQLKSMQVEQAVTYGPILVQNGKGVAPTDYGRASRTAIGQTADGTIIFVVTDGRWLPHLGATFKDIQDLMLRYGAVTAANLDGGMSATMVYNGRLVNTPTAILGARHVATAFVVVQ is encoded by the coding sequence GTGTCCTCCTCCCTACTCATATTTCACGGGCCGTTTACGGCATTGCGGTCCTACCTCATTGATTCGCTGGCGATTACGAGACACGCCTATCTACTGCGGCCGTTGTCTCTTTATACACTGTCTAATGCTGAAATCCAGAAACACAGCCAGGGGTGGATTTTATCGAAAAACGTCCCCTCCACGCAGGCGAATCGAGACTACAGCAGCATTTCACACACTACCATCAAATTCGACACTTATTCGACGAACATGTTCACCGCGAACATTATGCTCGTGTCCAATCCGAAGAGTGTCAAGGTTGCAGTGACTAAGCACATCTACTCTGTCGGTGAGACGGTTGAGCAGATGGTCCAGGATGCGCACGGCATTGCCGGGGTGAATGGAGGTGCCTTCTCAGATACAGAATGGCACGGAACGGGTGGGATACCACTCGGCACGGTGATCACGGACGGCAAGTTCGTGACGTTTGACCCGAAAGCACCTGTGATCGGTATCACTGCAAAAGGACAGTTAGTTTGTGGGACGTATACGAAAGACCAACTGAAATCTATGCAAGTTGAACAGGCTGTGACCTACGGCCCAATTTTGGTGCAGAACGGAAAGGGCGTCGCGCCCACGGATTACGGCCGGGCATCGCGTACAGCGATTGGCCAAACAGCCGATGGTACGATTATCTTTGTTGTGACCGACGGCCGTTGGCTTCCGCACCTTGGTGCCACCTTCAAGGATATTCAGGACTTGATGCTTCGTTATGGCGCCGTCACCGCGGCCAACCTGGATGGGGGCATGTCAGCGACGATGGTTTACAACGGTCGCCTCGTCAACACGCCAACGGCCATCCTGGGTGCGCGCCATGTTGCAACTGCCTTCGTCGTTGTGCAGTAA
- a CDS encoding OAM dimerization domain-containing protein, whose amino-acid sequence MADWRSEIAKVDLTRVRPYGDTMDDGKVQLSFSLPVPDGPEAVEAARQLAAKMGLAEPVVVHHEDIGEGFTFLILYGRCTHTVDYAHIQVPKVDAPRMTFDEINHFIREQIGRKITVVGACTGTDAHTVGIDAIMNMKGYHGEYGLERYPEIQAYNLGSQVDNEDLLRKVVEVGADAILVSQVVTQKDVHIHNLAALVDLLEAEGLRERVVLVCGGPRITHELALELGYDAGFGPGTLAPDVASFIVQEMVRRGLA is encoded by the coding sequence ATGGCGGATTGGCGCAGCGAGATCGCAAAGGTGGACCTGACGCGGGTACGCCCCTACGGCGACACGATGGACGACGGCAAGGTGCAGCTGAGCTTCTCTCTGCCGGTGCCGGACGGGCCGGAGGCGGTGGAGGCCGCACGTCAGCTGGCGGCCAAAATGGGGTTGGCGGAGCCGGTGGTGGTACACCACGAGGACATCGGCGAGGGGTTCACGTTCCTCATCCTGTACGGTCGCTGCACGCACACGGTGGACTACGCGCACATCCAGGTGCCGAAGGTGGACGCGCCGCGGATGACGTTCGACGAGATCAACCACTTCATCCGCGAGCAAATTGGCCGCAAGATCACGGTCGTCGGCGCCTGCACCGGGACGGATGCGCATACCGTCGGGATCGACGCCATTATGAACATGAAGGGCTACCACGGCGAGTACGGGCTGGAGCGCTACCCGGAGATCCAGGCGTACAACCTGGGCAGCCAGGTGGACAACGAGGACCTGCTGCGAAAAGTCGTCGAGGTTGGGGCGGATGCGATCCTGGTATCGCAGGTGGTGACGCAGAAAGACGTGCACATCCACAACCTGGCGGCGTTGGTGGACCTGTTGGAGGCCGAGGGGCTGCGGGAGCGGGTGGTGCTGGTGTGCGGGGGTCCTCGCATCACGCACGAGCTAGCGCTGGAGCTGGGCTACGACGCGGGCTTCGGCCCGGGCACGCTGGCGCCGGACGTGGCGTCGTTCATCGTGCAGGAGATGGTGCGGCGGGGGTTGGCGTGA
- a CDS encoding xanthine phosphoribosyltransferase — MEQVKERILREGRVLPNSVVKVDSFLNHQVDPHLIAAIGTHFADHFRDRSFTKVLTIEASGIHLAYATALAAGVPMVYAKKRKALTQADSVYRSEVWSYTRQETYQVTVSRPYLTVEDTVLIIDDILAEGSALVGLVDIVRQSGATLAGVGVVIEKSFQAGRDRLAELDVPVYALARIASLANGRIEFSES, encoded by the coding sequence ATGGAGCAAGTCAAAGAGCGCATCCTGCGCGAAGGGAGAGTGTTGCCGAACTCGGTCGTCAAAGTCGATTCGTTTCTCAATCACCAGGTCGATCCGCATCTCATCGCCGCCATCGGCACGCACTTCGCGGACCACTTCCGGGACCGCTCGTTCACGAAGGTGTTGACCATCGAGGCGAGCGGCATTCACCTCGCGTACGCCACCGCGCTCGCGGCGGGCGTCCCGATGGTGTACGCGAAGAAACGCAAGGCGTTAACGCAGGCGGACAGCGTGTATCGCAGCGAGGTCTGGTCTTACACCCGCCAGGAGACCTACCAGGTAACCGTCTCGCGGCCGTACCTCACCGTGGAAGACACCGTTCTGATCATCGACGACATCCTCGCCGAGGGCTCGGCGCTGGTGGGCCTGGTGGACATCGTCCGTCAGTCCGGGGCCACGCTGGCGGGCGTGGGTGTGGTGATTGAAAAGAGCTTCCAGGCCGGCCGAGACCGGTTGGCGGAATTGGACGTCCCGGTGTACGCGCTGGCGCGCATCGCGTCTCTCGCAAATGGAAGAATTGAATTCTCTGAATCCTAA
- a CDS encoding lysine 5,6-aminomutase subunit alpha has translation MTPKLHLDEAWIARGRAAAGRIADWMEAFTSARTTVAVERTVLRLFGVDGVNAEGVPLPNVIVDAVQAAGGLAGGIARPFVNGMLVTGLSAQPLAEAVADGSVCLDELPDVGEAAVREAGLRWAEQALDRIDANRRRREALLARLGEGPAPLLYVIVATGNIYEDVVQARAAARQGADIIAVIRSTGQSLLDYVPYGATTEGYGGTYATQENFRIMREALDEVGEEIGRYIRLCNYCSGLCMPEIAAMGALERLDVMLNDALYGILFRDINPQRTLVDQMFSRMINAYAGVIINTGEDNYLTTADAVQAAHTVLASQFINEQFALRAGLREEQMGLGHAFEMDPMLEDGFLLEVAQAEMAREIFPRAPLKYMPPTKHMTGNIFRGHVQDALFNLAGILTQQGIQLLGMMTEQIHTPLLSDRHLSLEAAKYIFRNARHLGDEVVFRPDGRIALRAQQVLREAVELLERIERMGFLEALAEGVFADVRRTPTGGRGLSGVVMRGPTYFNPFEELLRARLGLVEVQA, from the coding sequence ATGACCCCCAAACTGCATCTGGATGAGGCGTGGATCGCGCGGGGGCGGGCGGCAGCCGGGCGGATTGCCGACTGGATGGAGGCGTTCACGTCCGCCCGGACGACGGTGGCGGTGGAGCGGACCGTGTTACGCCTGTTCGGCGTGGACGGCGTGAATGCGGAAGGGGTGCCGTTGCCGAACGTGATCGTCGACGCGGTGCAGGCGGCGGGCGGGCTGGCCGGCGGGATCGCGCGGCCGTTCGTGAACGGCATGCTGGTGACGGGGCTGTCTGCGCAACCGTTGGCGGAGGCCGTTGCCGACGGGAGCGTCTGCCTGGACGAGCTGCCGGACGTGGGCGAGGCTGCCGTGCGCGAGGCGGGACTGCGGTGGGCGGAACAAGCGCTCGACCGCATCGACGCCAACCGCAGGCGAAGGGAAGCGTTGCTGGCGCGGCTCGGCGAGGGGCCGGCGCCGCTGCTGTACGTGATCGTCGCCACCGGCAACATCTACGAGGACGTGGTGCAGGCCCGGGCGGCGGCGCGCCAGGGGGCGGACATCATCGCCGTCATTCGGAGCACGGGCCAGAGCCTGCTCGACTACGTGCCGTACGGGGCGACGACGGAAGGGTACGGCGGCACGTACGCGACGCAGGAGAACTTCCGCATCATGCGCGAGGCGCTCGACGAGGTGGGCGAGGAGATCGGCCGCTACATCCGGCTGTGCAACTATTGCTCCGGGCTGTGCATGCCGGAGATCGCCGCGATGGGCGCACTGGAGCGGCTCGACGTGATGCTCAACGACGCCCTCTACGGCATCCTGTTTCGCGACATCAACCCGCAGCGGACGCTGGTCGATCAGATGTTCTCCCGCATGATCAACGCGTACGCGGGCGTCATCATCAACACCGGCGAGGACAACTACCTGACTACCGCGGACGCGGTGCAGGCGGCCCACACGGTGCTCGCGTCCCAGTTCATCAACGAGCAGTTCGCCCTGCGCGCCGGGCTGCGGGAGGAGCAGATGGGGCTGGGGCATGCCTTCGAAATGGACCCGATGCTGGAGGACGGCTTCCTGCTGGAGGTGGCCCAGGCGGAGATGGCGCGGGAGATCTTCCCGCGGGCGCCGCTCAAGTACATGCCGCCCACGAAGCACATGACGGGCAACATCTTCCGCGGCCACGTGCAGGACGCGCTCTTCAACCTGGCGGGGATCCTGACGCAGCAAGGGATTCAGCTGCTCGGCATGATGACGGAGCAGATCCACACGCCGCTTCTCTCCGACCGGCATCTGTCGCTGGAGGCGGCGAAGTACATCTTCCGCAACGCGAGGCACCTGGGGGATGAAGTGGTCTTCCGGCCGGACGGGCGCATCGCCCTGCGCGCCCAGCAGGTGCTGCGTGAGGCGGTGGAGCTGTTGGAGCGCATCGAGCGGATGGGTTTCTTGGAGGCGCTGGCGGAAGGGGTGTTTGCGGACGTCCGGCGCACGCCGACGGGCGGCCGCGGTCTCTCCGGCGTGGTGATGCGCGGGCCGACGTACTTCAACCCGTTCGAGGAGCTGCTGCGGGCGCGGCTGGGGCTGGTGGAGGTGCAGGCGTGA
- a CDS encoding sigma-54 interaction domain-containing protein, producing the protein MPAGPLTHEWLLHILETIDEGIHAVDRTGITILYNRAAGRLDGLAPEDVLGKHVLEAFPSLANDTSTLLQVLETGRAIHNRAQTYTNYLGFKVHTVNTTLPIVSGGEVVGALEIAKDLTQVKRLSEQVMDLQAQVASGHRRSVRREPVAEIGTRAPGGTGRAGAISDRPGGAVYQFSHIISQDPRVADIKRRAQRAAATTSPVLVYGETGTGKELLVQAIHNAGPRRGSPFLALNCAALPAPLLEGILFGTVRGSFTGAEDRPGLFELADGGTLFLDEIQSMPLDLQAKLLRALQEGEFMRVGDTRVRHVQVRVIAAMNRWPEQEVAEGRLREDLYYRINVVRLDLPPLRDRRGDLPLLVAHFVDKWNGRFGTQVTGVTAEVSRRFAEYPWPGNVRELENAIESAMNLVTSGEIPMDALPAHLREWRGGQRLAGSVGSVGALGAQDRAVGDADAVNVGVPEAGAAERAAPEIGLSPVAGTEEAGGPNAGTRAVPRAPGDAGQGERADMSWVSSLREAGMDGLWARLDGAQAALAWPVIQAAFERIVLQRALARSGGNVKLAAQRLGIPRQTLQYRLRQLGLAGSQRS; encoded by the coding sequence ATGCCCGCGGGTCCGCTGACGCACGAGTGGCTGTTGCACATCCTCGAGACCATCGACGAGGGGATCCACGCGGTCGATCGCACCGGGATCACCATCCTCTACAACCGGGCGGCGGGAAGGTTGGACGGCTTGGCGCCGGAGGACGTGCTGGGCAAGCACGTCCTGGAGGCGTTTCCGTCGCTCGCGAACGACACCAGCACGCTGCTGCAGGTGCTCGAGACGGGCCGGGCCATCCACAACCGCGCCCAGACCTACACCAACTACCTGGGATTCAAGGTGCACACCGTCAACACCACCCTGCCCATCGTCTCCGGCGGAGAGGTGGTGGGGGCTCTCGAGATCGCCAAGGATCTGACGCAGGTCAAGCGGCTGTCGGAACAGGTGATGGATCTTCAGGCCCAGGTGGCCAGCGGCCACAGACGGAGCGTACGCAGGGAGCCCGTGGCGGAGATCGGGACGCGTGCGCCGGGTGGCACCGGGCGCGCAGGGGCCATCTCGGACCGTCCCGGCGGCGCCGTCTACCAATTCTCCCATATCATCAGCCAGGATCCGCGCGTGGCGGACATCAAGCGGCGGGCGCAGCGCGCGGCCGCCACCACGTCGCCGGTGTTGGTGTACGGGGAGACGGGGACTGGCAAGGAGCTTTTGGTGCAGGCCATCCACAACGCGGGACCCAGGCGGGGGAGCCCGTTTCTCGCGCTCAACTGCGCAGCGCTGCCGGCGCCTCTCTTGGAGGGCATCCTGTTCGGAACGGTGCGCGGCAGCTTCACCGGAGCGGAGGATCGGCCGGGGTTGTTTGAGCTGGCCGACGGCGGGACGCTGTTTTTGGACGAGATCCAGTCGATGCCGCTGGACCTGCAGGCGAAGCTGCTGCGCGCCCTCCAGGAGGGCGAATTCATGCGCGTGGGCGACACCCGTGTGCGGCACGTTCAGGTGCGCGTGATCGCGGCCATGAACCGGTGGCCGGAGCAGGAGGTGGCGGAAGGGCGGCTGCGGGAGGACCTGTACTACCGGATCAATGTGGTGCGCTTGGACCTGCCGCCCCTGCGCGATCGGCGGGGCGATCTGCCGCTTTTGGTGGCGCACTTCGTCGACAAGTGGAACGGGCGCTTCGGGACCCAGGTGACGGGCGTGACGGCCGAGGTGTCGCGGCGTTTTGCGGAGTATCCCTGGCCGGGGAACGTGCGGGAACTGGAGAACGCCATCGAGTCGGCGATGAACCTGGTCACGAGCGGCGAGATCCCCATGGATGCGCTGCCTGCCCACCTGCGCGAGTGGCGCGGAGGCCAGCGGTTGGCGGGGTCGGTTGGGTCGGTTGGGGCGCTGGGTGCGCAAGATCGCGCGGTCGGGGATGCGGATGCCGTGAATGTGGGTGTGCCCGAGGCAGGCGCAGCCGAACGGGCCGCGCCGGAGATCGGCTTGTCCCCGGTGGCCGGAACGGAAGAAGCCGGGGGACCTAATGCGGGGACTCGGGCCGTCCCGAGGGCGCCTGGGGACGCTGGGCAGGGGGAACGCGCAGACATGAGCTGGGTGTCGTCGCTGCGGGAGGCGGGCATGGACGGACTGTGGGCGCGGCTGGACGGGGCGCAGGCGGCGCTCGCCTGGCCGGTCATTCAGGCGGCGTTTGAACGCATCGTCTTGCAGCGAGCCCTCGCGAGGAGCGGGGGAAACGTCAAGCTGGCGGCGCAGCGGCTCGGGATCCCGCGCCAGACGCTGCAGTACCGGCTGCGCCAGCTGGGGTTGGCGGGGAGTCAGCGGTCTTAG